In one window of Leptidea sinapis chromosome 9, ilLepSina1.1, whole genome shotgun sequence DNA:
- the LOC126966277 gene encoding protein nanos-like isoform X2 has protein sequence MDISSIFNEIEMQSDAVDAVKLDPAVIDARFTNKTNPESATPQDTRSKDTSHGVGSSFELMLKMQQAAILSLTPDKLHLLMKYVDTMRHQRTELQRQLQCGFCKKNGRPKIWYMNHVLKDSRNRVRCPVLRAYTCPLCGATGDNAHTFTYCPVYYDRVSQ, from the exons ATGGATATTTCTAGCATCTTCAACGAG ATTGAGATGCAAAGTG ATGCTGTGGACGCTGTGAAGCTGGATCCAGCAGTAATAGACGCTCGCTTTACCAATAAAACTAATCCAGAATCAGCAACTCCTCAGGATACCAGAAGCAAAGACACGAGTCATG GTGTTGGAAGCAGTTTCGAGTTAATGTTGAAGATGCAGCAGGCTGCAATACTATCACTGACCCCAGATAAACTCCACCTTCTCATGAAGTACGTCGATACAATGCGGCATCAACGAACTGAGTTACAGAGGCAGTTG caatgcgGCTTCTGTAAGAAGAATGGTCGTCCTAAAATTTGGTACATGAACCACGTGCTCAAAGACAGCAGGAACAGAGTGCGGTGTCCAGTTCTACGCGCGTATACCTGTCCTCTGTGCGGAGCAACGGGagataatgctcacacatttaCATATTGTCCAGTCTACTACG ATCG
- the LOC126966277 gene encoding protein nanos-like isoform X3, producing MDISSIFNEIEMQSEGVGSSFELMLKMQQAAILSLTPDKLHLLMKYVDTMRHQRTELQRQLQCGFCKKNGRPKIWYMNHVLKDSRNRVRCPVLRAYTCPLCGATGDNAHTFTYCPVYYDRVSQ from the exons ATGGATATTTCTAGCATCTTCAACGAG ATTGAGATGCAAAGTG AAGGTGTTGGAAGCAGTTTCGAGTTAATGTTGAAGATGCAGCAGGCTGCAATACTATCACTGACCCCAGATAAACTCCACCTTCTCATGAAGTACGTCGATACAATGCGGCATCAACGAACTGAGTTACAGAGGCAGTTG caatgcgGCTTCTGTAAGAAGAATGGTCGTCCTAAAATTTGGTACATGAACCACGTGCTCAAAGACAGCAGGAACAGAGTGCGGTGTCCAGTTCTACGCGCGTATACCTGTCCTCTGTGCGGAGCAACGGGagataatgctcacacatttaCATATTGTCCAGTCTACTACG ATCG
- the LOC126966277 gene encoding protein nanos-like isoform X1 gives MDISSIFNEIEMQSDAVDAVKLDPAVIDARFTNKTNPESATPQDTRSKDTSHEGVGSSFELMLKMQQAAILSLTPDKLHLLMKYVDTMRHQRTELQRQLQCGFCKKNGRPKIWYMNHVLKDSRNRVRCPVLRAYTCPLCGATGDNAHTFTYCPVYYDRVSQ, from the exons ATGGATATTTCTAGCATCTTCAACGAG ATTGAGATGCAAAGTG ATGCTGTGGACGCTGTGAAGCTGGATCCAGCAGTAATAGACGCTCGCTTTACCAATAAAACTAATCCAGAATCAGCAACTCCTCAGGATACCAGAAGCAAAGACACGAGTCATG AAGGTGTTGGAAGCAGTTTCGAGTTAATGTTGAAGATGCAGCAGGCTGCAATACTATCACTGACCCCAGATAAACTCCACCTTCTCATGAAGTACGTCGATACAATGCGGCATCAACGAACTGAGTTACAGAGGCAGTTG caatgcgGCTTCTGTAAGAAGAATGGTCGTCCTAAAATTTGGTACATGAACCACGTGCTCAAAGACAGCAGGAACAGAGTGCGGTGTCCAGTTCTACGCGCGTATACCTGTCCTCTGTGCGGAGCAACGGGagataatgctcacacatttaCATATTGTCCAGTCTACTACG ATCG